Proteins co-encoded in one Phalacrocorax carbo chromosome 5, bPhaCar2.1, whole genome shotgun sequence genomic window:
- the WEE1 gene encoding wee1-like protein kinase isoform X1, with protein sequence MSFLSLQQAAPPRRVSARRAAAPIRQKLLFLSGNSDCEEEEEDEEEEGGSSGNSTGEDSAFQEADSPLSAARTPARGDPPLLEEEEEEEMEPAAAALPDEGDSWEEEGFGSSPVKSPGAYFMAGSPSPPPPHKGRRYCGRSPPHPAASGYRVRSEEPSSPLPDYPGTPPHKTFRKLRLFDTPHTPKSLLSKAQGIGSSSVKLRGGSLFMNVGKSEKQDDDIRQTPHVNINPFTPDSMFLHNSEGKCRRRKRTHWNDSCGEDMEASDGEPEDETIRPAKRITITESNMKSRYATEFHELEKIGSGEFGSVFKCVKRLDGCIYAIKRSKKPLAGSVDEQNALREVYAHAVLGQHSHVVRYYSAWAEDDHMLIQNEYCNGGSLADAISENYRNMRYFTEPELKDLLLQVARGLKYIHSMSLVHMDIKPSNIFISRTSVPSTTSEEGDDDDWSSDRVIFKIGDLGHVTRVSSPQVEEGDSRFLANEVLQENYTHLPKADIFALALTVVCAAGAEPLPTNGDQWHEIRQGKLPRIPQVLSQELLDLLKVMINPDPEKRPSAVALVKHSVLLSAAKKSAEQLRIELNAEKFKNSLLQKELKKAQMAKAAAEERALFTDRMTTRSTTQNRPSRLIGKKMNRSVSLTIY encoded by the exons ATGAGCTTTCTGAGCTTGCAGCAGGcggcgccgccgcggcgggTCTCGGCCCGGCGGGCGGCCGCCCCGATCCGGCAGAAGCTGCTGTTCCTGAGCGGCAACAGCGATTgcgaagaggaggaggaggacgaagaggaggaaggcggcagcagcggcaACAGCACCGGGGAGGACTCGGCCTTTCAGGAGGCGGACTCGCCGCTCTCGGCGGCTCGCACCCCGGCGCGGGGCGACCCGCccctgctggaggaggaggaggaggaggagatggagcccgcggcggcggcgctgccggacgAGGGGGACtcgtgggaggaggaggggttCGGCTCCTCGCCGGTAAAGTCGCCTGGAGCCTATTTCATGGCCGGTTCGCCCTCGCCGCCGCCACCCCACAAGGGCCGCCGCTACTGCGGGCGCTCTCCGCCGCACCCGGCGGCGAGCGGGTACCGGGTGCGGAGCGAGGAGCCCAGCTCGCCGCTGCCCGACTACCCCGGCACCCCGCCTCACAAGACCTTCCGCAAGCTGCGCCTCTTCGACACGCCGCACACTCCCAAG agttTGCTTTCTAAAGCACAAGGAATAGGCTCCAGCTCAGTCAAACTTCGAGGGGGCTCTCTATTTATGAATGTtggaaaatcagaaaagcaagatgATGATATTCGACAAACACCTCATGTGAACATTAATCCTTTCACTCCTGATTCCATGTTTCTTCACAACTCTGAAGGAAAATGTCGTAGGAGGAAGAGAACGCACTGGAATGA TTCTTGTGGAGAGGACATGGAAGCAAGTGATGGAGAGCCTGAAGATGAAACTATCAGACCTGCTAAG AGGATAACAATAACAGAAAGTAATATGAAGTCACGGTATGCAACTGAATTTCATGAGTTAGAGAAGATTGGATCTGGTGAATTCGGTTCAGTGTTTAAATGTGTGAAGAGACTTGATGGCTGTATTTACGCAATAAAGCGATCCAAGAAACCCTTAGCTGGCTCAGTAGATGA GCAAAATGCTTTAAGAGAGGTCTACGCACACGCAGTTCTGGGACAGCATTCTCACGTAGTAAGATACTACTCTGCATGGGCAGAAGATGATCACATGCTTATACAGAATGAATATTGCAATG GCGGCAGTTTAGCAGATGCAATAAGTGAAAATTACAGGAATATGCGATATTTTACTGAACCAGAACTGAAGGACCTGCTACTTCAGGTGGCTCGAGGCTTAAAGTACATTCATTCAATGTCACTGGTACACATGGATATCAAACCTA GTAATATTTTCATATCTAGGACATCAGTCCCGAGTACAACTTCAGAAGAAGGTGATGATGATGACTGGTCGTCTGATAGAGTCATATTTAAAATAG gtgACCTTGGTCATGTAACTCGAGTATCTAGTCCACAAGTGGAGGAAGGTGACAGCCGTTTTCTTGCAAATGAAGTCCTACAAGAG aaCTACACTCATTTGccaaaagcagatatttttgcTCTTGCTCTGACTGttgtctgtgctgctggggctgaaccactTCCAACTAACGGGGACCAATGGCATGAAATTCGGCAAGGAAAACTACCTAGAATACCACAAGTGCTTTCTCAAGAATTACTAGACTTACTAAAA gtTATGATTAATCCTGATCCAGAGAAAAGGCCTTCAGCTGTGGCACTAGTTAAGCATTCAGTGCTTCTCTCTGCTGCAAAAAAGAGTGCAGAGCAGCTCCGGATAGAACTGAATGCTGAAAAATTCAAAAACTCGCTCTTGCAGAA AGAGCTGAAGAAGGCACAGATGGCAAAGGCTGCAGCTGAGGAGCGAGCACTGTTCACTGACAGAATGACGACTAGATCTACAACACAAAATAGACCATCTCGACTCATTGGAAAGAAGATGAACCGCTCAGTTAGTCTTACTATATACTAA
- the WEE1 gene encoding wee1-like protein kinase isoform X2, with the protein MEKQSLLSKAQGIGSSSVKLRGGSLFMNVGKSEKQDDDIRQTPHVNINPFTPDSMFLHNSEGKCRRRKRTHWNDSCGEDMEASDGEPEDETIRPAKRITITESNMKSRYATEFHELEKIGSGEFGSVFKCVKRLDGCIYAIKRSKKPLAGSVDEQNALREVYAHAVLGQHSHVVRYYSAWAEDDHMLIQNEYCNGGSLADAISENYRNMRYFTEPELKDLLLQVARGLKYIHSMSLVHMDIKPSNIFISRTSVPSTTSEEGDDDDWSSDRVIFKIGDLGHVTRVSSPQVEEGDSRFLANEVLQENYTHLPKADIFALALTVVCAAGAEPLPTNGDQWHEIRQGKLPRIPQVLSQELLDLLKVMINPDPEKRPSAVALVKHSVLLSAAKKSAEQLRIELNAEKFKNSLLQKELKKAQMAKAAAEERALFTDRMTTRSTTQNRPSRLIGKKMNRSVSLTIY; encoded by the exons ATGGAAAAGCAG agttTGCTTTCTAAAGCACAAGGAATAGGCTCCAGCTCAGTCAAACTTCGAGGGGGCTCTCTATTTATGAATGTtggaaaatcagaaaagcaagatgATGATATTCGACAAACACCTCATGTGAACATTAATCCTTTCACTCCTGATTCCATGTTTCTTCACAACTCTGAAGGAAAATGTCGTAGGAGGAAGAGAACGCACTGGAATGA TTCTTGTGGAGAGGACATGGAAGCAAGTGATGGAGAGCCTGAAGATGAAACTATCAGACCTGCTAAG AGGATAACAATAACAGAAAGTAATATGAAGTCACGGTATGCAACTGAATTTCATGAGTTAGAGAAGATTGGATCTGGTGAATTCGGTTCAGTGTTTAAATGTGTGAAGAGACTTGATGGCTGTATTTACGCAATAAAGCGATCCAAGAAACCCTTAGCTGGCTCAGTAGATGA GCAAAATGCTTTAAGAGAGGTCTACGCACACGCAGTTCTGGGACAGCATTCTCACGTAGTAAGATACTACTCTGCATGGGCAGAAGATGATCACATGCTTATACAGAATGAATATTGCAATG GCGGCAGTTTAGCAGATGCAATAAGTGAAAATTACAGGAATATGCGATATTTTACTGAACCAGAACTGAAGGACCTGCTACTTCAGGTGGCTCGAGGCTTAAAGTACATTCATTCAATGTCACTGGTACACATGGATATCAAACCTA GTAATATTTTCATATCTAGGACATCAGTCCCGAGTACAACTTCAGAAGAAGGTGATGATGATGACTGGTCGTCTGATAGAGTCATATTTAAAATAG gtgACCTTGGTCATGTAACTCGAGTATCTAGTCCACAAGTGGAGGAAGGTGACAGCCGTTTTCTTGCAAATGAAGTCCTACAAGAG aaCTACACTCATTTGccaaaagcagatatttttgcTCTTGCTCTGACTGttgtctgtgctgctggggctgaaccactTCCAACTAACGGGGACCAATGGCATGAAATTCGGCAAGGAAAACTACCTAGAATACCACAAGTGCTTTCTCAAGAATTACTAGACTTACTAAAA gtTATGATTAATCCTGATCCAGAGAAAAGGCCTTCAGCTGTGGCACTAGTTAAGCATTCAGTGCTTCTCTCTGCTGCAAAAAAGAGTGCAGAGCAGCTCCGGATAGAACTGAATGCTGAAAAATTCAAAAACTCGCTCTTGCAGAA AGAGCTGAAGAAGGCACAGATGGCAAAGGCTGCAGCTGAGGAGCGAGCACTGTTCACTGACAGAATGACGACTAGATCTACAACACAAAATAGACCATCTCGACTCATTGGAAAGAAGATGAACCGCTCAGTTAGTCTTACTATATACTAA